From the genome of Papaver somniferum cultivar HN1 chromosome 2, ASM357369v1, whole genome shotgun sequence, one region includes:
- the LOC113351046 gene encoding MDIS1-interacting receptor like kinase 1-like, whose product MFEHSWPNLEKLQISSTNATGLILSSNAPQLVSFSASGCSIQGSLVPFLLYHLSRLHYLDLSDNNITSNLSLISNLKNLKFLDLSYNNFQGPIPNSISEILPLRRLVFQSNNITGTLPSCITTLKKLVEFRVSKNSIGGNVSLISLINELNLTTLDLTSNRLTINRDESLHLYAKAKLETLALGSVHLNVFPNFIYNLTHLKYLILSDTNLKGAIPSCISKLQNLVSLDLSNNKIIGPLPLPPQGVYDLNSSHNKLSGEISLEAGERLSSAKYINLSGNQLSGSIPSSICSQELRKYYDPNLINLSNNKLSGNIPTSIGYCRSLTVLNLSNNNLTGNIPNEIQRAEGLEYLQLSYNNLNGTFPKPIDKFCTCEVST is encoded by the coding sequence ATGTTTGAACATAGTTGGCCTAATCTAGAAAAACTTCAGATTTCGTCAACTAATGCAACTGGATTAATTCTGAGTTCAAATGCACCACAGTTAGTCAGTTTCTCTGCCTCAGGTTGTTCCATTCAAGGATCCTTAGTACCTTTTTTACTCTACCATCTTTCTCGGTTGCATTATCTAGACCTCTCCGACAATAACATTACAAGTAATCTTTCATTAATCTCGAACCTAAAAAACCTAAAGTTTCTCGACTTGTCTTACAACAATTTCCAAGGACCAATACCTAATTCAATCAGCGAGATTCTTCCCCTTCGACGACTTGTTTTTCAAAGTAATAACATTACTGGAACACTTCCAAGTTGTATTACTACGCTCAAGAAACTTGTTGAATTTCGCGTGTCTAAAAACTCTATCGGTGGGAATGTTTCATTGATCTCTTTGATTAACGAATTAAACCTCACCACCCTAGATTTGACCTCAAATAGGCTAACCATCAATAGAGATGAAAGCTTACATCTGTACGCTAAAGCTAAATTGGAGACTTTAGCACTGGGGTCAGTGCATTTGAATGTATTCCCTAATTTCATCTATAACTTAACCCATTTGAAATATTTGATTTTGTCGGATACTAACCTTAAAGGAGCTATCCCTTCATGcatctccaaactccaaaatctagTTTCCTTAGATTTGTCTAACAACAAAATTATTGGTCCTCTGCCACTTCCACCTCAAGGTGTCTATGATTTGAATTCATCACATAATAAACTTAGTGGTGAAATATCATTAGAAGCTGGAGAAAGACTATCAAGTGCTAAATACATTAATCTAAGTGGCAATCAACTTTCAGGTTCAATTCCCTCTTCCATATGTTCACAAGAACTAAGAAAATATTATGATCCGAATCTCATTAATCTCTCGAACAACAAACTATCAGGGAATATACCTACTAGTATAGGGTACTGCAGAAGTCTTACTGTTCTAAATCTCAGCAACAACAATCTCACTGGAAACATTCCAAATGAGATTCAAAGAGCAGAAGGTCTGGAATATCTTCAACTTAGCTATAACAATCTCAATGGTACTTTTCCTAAGCCAATAGACAAATTTTGTACTTGCGAGGTCTCCACTTAG